CTGATCGTCAGCAGGTAGTTGCCGGCAATCATGATCAACAGCAGAATGATGTGGGCACTCACCAACAGCAGGGCGTGGTCCCAGAGCAGCCCGAAGGCCCGGCGGACCAGTGGGCGGATGCACAGATCGCTCATGCCGCAATGCTCGACCTCATTCGCGTGTTGGGAAGGCGCTTCGATGCGCATACGTTGACCTTTCCAGCGTGCGCACATCGCACGACACCCCATTATACCGCGCCTGTGCCCGGTCGCGCCTCCCCAGGGGGAGGGTTGGTCAAAAAGTGATTGATCGGGGCAAACCATGCTACCGTAAGCGGCAACGCAGGAGTATACACATGGCACGAGGGGATCACATCAAGGTGCGTCGTTACGGCGGGCTTTACAGCCACCACGGAATCGACATGGGCGACGGCACCGTCATCCATTTCTCCGGCGAACCCTGTCGGCGGGGCGACGCCCGGGTCTGCCGTGCGGATCTTGAATCCTTCCTGGCGGGCGGGCGGCTCACGGTGGTGCGCCATCGCGGGCCGGTGCGCCCCCCGGATGACGTGGCCGCCGCCGCCGAAGACGGCCTCCATCGGCAGGACTATTCCCTCCTGCACAATAATTGCGAACACTTCGCCACCTGGTGCAAGACGGGCCGCCGACACAGCGGGCAGGTGCGCCGCGCACTGCGGCTCGCAGGGGCCACCGCCGGCGCCTCGCTTGCGCTCCTGTGGCCCGTGCTCGCCGCGCGCAGGGCGACCTCGCGATAATTTCCTGGACGCGCCCACGCCACTGGACACCGACCGACTGACCCAAGGGAGATATTGAACTCTATGATCGAACTACTGAACACCGACGAGCAACGCGTGATGCTGGAACTGCTCCTTCACATTGCAAAGTCGGACGGCACCGTGAAGGATGTCGAACAGGAGATTCTGGAGAACTATGCCACCCTGGTCGACCTTGATTTCTCCACCATCAACAGCAACCTCACGCCCGCCGAGCTCATCCCCCAGATTCCGAGCCCCGTCAGCCGGGCCATCGTCCTTCAGGAATTGCTTCGCATGTCCCATCTGGACGGCATCATCAGCCAGGGCGAGCACGCCGCCATCCTCGCCATCGCCGGCCAGATGGGCTTCCCCGATTCGGTCGTGCACCGCCTTGATGCCTGGGTGGTGGAGGGACTTCGCTGGGTATGGGAGGGCGAAGACATTCTCGACGAAATAGAGGCTGAATTCGGGGCGTAGGGGGGGGCGCGCACCGCCGCACGGCCCCCTCAAAATGGGGGGGCAAGAAACACGTTTGTCTCGGATGCCCGCTCCGGCAAAGCCGGCGCCAATACGGCGGCATGTTCCGAGCGTCTTGTAAAGCTCTGCAATTCCCCAAGGCAGTTCTGAGGTACCCCCGCTTCATTTCAGGCTGTCACCCCGCCCTGAAGCGCCGTTGCGCCCTGGGCCCAAACCCTCATTAAGTCCTTTAAAATCAACTCCTTCGCACGTGAATCTCCAATTTGGCACGGACTATGCAATGCGCAAGGCAAACCGCCCTGTGGCGGATGCTGATGAGAGCAACTGTGTTGTAGATAAGGAGCACTGTGATGAATAAAATTAAATTTACCAAATCAACCCTCGGCCTCGCCGGCGCCGCCGTGGCCACCGCCGGTCTGTTTTCACTCTACGATGCCCCCGTGGCCCTGGGAAACGATGCGACCCCCGGTATCGCCGCGCTGCAAAACCTCAGCGACACCTACGTGCAGGTCGCGGAGCAAACCTCCAATGGCGTCGTGTTCATCGAGATCAGCAAGACGATGGCGTCGCCCGCCGCGTTCGGCGAGGGCTTCGACGGCCCTGGCAGTCCCTTCCGCCACTTCTTCGGCCCCGGCGGTATCCCTGGATTTCGCCAGGGGCCCCAGGGCGACCAAATGCCCATGCCCGTGGGCACCGGATCGGGTTTCATAATTACCTCGGATGGTTACATCGTCACGAACAATCACGTGGCTGCGGAAGCGGATGGACTGAAAGTCACCCTGCAGGACGGTCGTGTCTTTGACGCCACCGTCGTGGGCACCGATCCCCAGACTGAAGTGGCCCTTCTGAAAGTGGACGCCACCGGTCTTCCGACCGTTACCCTCGGCGACTCCGACAAGGTGCGCGTGGGCGAGTGGGTGCTGGCCGTGGGCAGCCCCTTCGGCCTCGACCACACCGTGACCTCTGGTATCGTCAGCGCCCAGGGCCGGAGTGAAGTCGGCATCGTGGACTATGCGAACTTTATCCAGACGGACGCCGCCATCAACCCCGGCAACTCCGGCGGCCCGCTGATTAACCTTCATGGCGAAGTCATCGGCATGAACACCGCCATCCTCAGCAGCAGCGGCGGCAGCAACGGTATCGGATTTGCCATTCCGGTGAATATGGTCAAGAGCGTCGTGGACGATCTGAAAGACGACGGCAAGGTCCAGCGCGGTTACCTGGGCGTGCACATTCAGAATATCTCGCCCGAAATGTCCAAGTGGTTTGATATCGAAGCGGGCCAGGGCGCCCTCGTAGCCGAAGTCGCCGAGGGGTCACCCGCGGAACAGGCCGGCCTGCAGAAGGACGACGTCGTCGTCAGTATCGACGGCCAGGTCGTGAAGGATGCCGGTGCGCTTCGCAGCCGCGTGGCCACCTCCGCCCCGAACAAGGAACTGAAACTGGAAGTTCTTCGAAATGGCGAACGGATGGAGAAGAGCGTGACGCTCGGACAACTGGATTCTGATGGCGTGGCCAGCAGCGGAAATGCCCCGGCGGGCAGCCCGTCCCGCCTTGGCATACAACTCCAGAACCTGGACGAGAACATTGCGAACCAACTGGGCTTCACCGGTGACGGCGGTGTGGTGATTTCCGCCGTCGAGCCGGGTTCTCAGGCCGCCCGCGAAGGCCTCGCCCGAGGCATGGTCATCACGGAGGTAAATCGAATCCCCGTAAAAAACGTCCAAGAGTTCAAGGAAGCCCTGGAGAAGGGAAAGAAGGACGGATCGGTACTGCTCAACATCCAGCAGGAAGGCCATTCCCGCTACGTTGCGATGAAGCTCTCGTAAGTAGCGCGCAAGATTGCAGGCTTCAGGTAAGGAAACCGGCCCGATCCTCAGGGATCGGGCCGGTTTATCGTCTGTAGTTTCGAGTGAAAAGGTATGGGTGCAGATCTGCTATTACCGATAATAATGATAGATAAATACAGTTGTGGGCTCCAGGTTGGAATTGGCTATACTTAATTTGCACAAAAAGTTAGCGCAACCCAACGAGGAACCCACAATGCTTGTAGAGAAGATGTTAGTAGCTGCCATGGCCGAATACAAGAAATTTTTGCTCGAATATTGCTCGGGTGCCGCGGAGCTGGAATTGTCACCGGCTTCGTCCGCTTTGATTGTATCGGGGCTTCACCAGGCTGCCAATGCGGCTTCAAAGGCGGCACTCCGCCTTTTCCTCGAGGCCAAGGACGAGACCGACGATCTGATTCGGGTCGGCCAGGATTCGTACCGTTTCAAGTTTTTGAGCGAGCGCGAGGCGCTGTCTCCCTGGGGTAAGATGCGGTTCGCGCGCAGGCTTTATCAGAATGCCAAGGACCAGTCCCACGTCCCATTGGATTCGGCTTGGGGCATGTCTGGCGAATTCATGATGGCTGAAGTACGCGAGGCGGTGGCTTTTGCCAGCGCCCACGTCACGCCCCAGGAGGTGGCCGAGCTGATGGAGAAGAGTGCTCAGTTCCACCCGCACCGCACCCAGATCCTGGAGGCGTTGGAGCGTATTGACGCACGGGTGTCGGATATGCGCGATTCCGTCGACGAACGCATACGCGAACAAGAGTCGGCGCCTGAGAATGTGCGCGTGCTCGTGGCCAGCATGGACGGCGCGAACGTGTTGCTCAACGAGCCTGGCAAAAAGCGAGGTCGCCCCGCAGAGCGCCCCAAAGGCGGTTCGGAGGAAGAGTCCAAGACCTCGTACAAGAACGCCATGGCCGGCTGCGTAATCCGACGCAAAGCGGCCACCGATTCCGAGCGAAAGCGGCCACTCGTTCCGACGCAAAGCGGCCATCCATTCCGAGCGAAGGCGGCCAGCGATTCCGACGGAAGGCGGCCACTTTTCTAAGGGGGAGCGCAGGCGGCGCGGGATAACGTTGATCGGGCACAATCGTGCTCCTTTTCGGCTTTTTAGAGC
The sequence above is a segment of the Candidatus Hydrogenedentota bacterium genome. Coding sequences within it:
- a CDS encoding lecithin retinol acyltransferase family protein, with the translated sequence MARGDHIKVRRYGGLYSHHGIDMGDGTVIHFSGEPCRRGDARVCRADLESFLAGGRLTVVRHRGPVRPPDDVAAAAEDGLHRQDYSLLHNNCEHFATWCKTGRRHSGQVRRALRLAGATAGASLALLWPVLAARRATSR
- a CDS encoding Do family serine endopeptidase, which gives rise to MNKIKFTKSTLGLAGAAVATAGLFSLYDAPVALGNDATPGIAALQNLSDTYVQVAEQTSNGVVFIEISKTMASPAAFGEGFDGPGSPFRHFFGPGGIPGFRQGPQGDQMPMPVGTGSGFIITSDGYIVTNNHVAAEADGLKVTLQDGRVFDATVVGTDPQTEVALLKVDATGLPTVTLGDSDKVRVGEWVLAVGSPFGLDHTVTSGIVSAQGRSEVGIVDYANFIQTDAAINPGNSGGPLINLHGEVIGMNTAILSSSGGSNGIGFAIPVNMVKSVVDDLKDDGKVQRGYLGVHIQNISPEMSKWFDIEAGQGALVAEVAEGSPAEQAGLQKDDVVVSIDGQVVKDAGALRSRVATSAPNKELKLEVLRNGERMEKSVTLGQLDSDGVASSGNAPAGSPSRLGIQLQNLDENIANQLGFTGDGGVVISAVEPGSQAAREGLARGMVITEVNRIPVKNVQEFKEALEKGKKDGSVLLNIQQEGHSRYVAMKLS